From a region of the Paenibacillus sp. R14(2021) genome:
- a CDS encoding AAA family ATPase, which yields MIIMINGAFGVGKTTIASWLQASLANSMIYDPEEVGYMLRNLIPSELKAPEEQTDNFQDMELWKILVVQVAEQLHKKYKKTILVPMTICNKDYFHYIFNGLKQIDAETYHFCLIGSQETIFERLRMRGEVEGNWCFQQTLKCVEAYQDPCFQTYIPTDGREIDDIVNTIKARIDTSSTGGTTTSQPG from the coding sequence ATGATCATTATGATTAACGGGGCTTTCGGCGTTGGGAAAACAACCATTGCGAGCTGGCTTCAGGCATCCTTGGCCAACAGCATGATCTACGACCCAGAAGAAGTTGGCTACATGCTTCGCAACCTAATTCCGAGCGAACTCAAAGCGCCTGAAGAGCAAACAGACAATTTTCAAGATATGGAATTATGGAAGATCCTCGTCGTTCAAGTCGCGGAACAGCTGCATAAGAAATACAAGAAAACGATCCTTGTTCCTATGACCATCTGTAATAAGGACTATTTTCATTACATATTTAATGGACTTAAACAAATAGACGCCGAAACCTATCATTTTTGTTTGATCGGCAGCCAGGAAACGATATTCGAGCGGTTAAGAATGCGCGGGGAAGTAGAAGGAAATTGGTGTTTTCAGCAGACCTTGAAATGCGTGGAAGCCTATCAAGATCCATGCTTCCAAACCTACATACCGACGGATGGTCGTGAGATTGACGATATCGTGAATACCATTAAAGCACGGATAGACACGTCGAGTACGGGAGGGACGACAACCTCTCAACCCGGATAA